The uncultured Methanobrevibacter sp. genome includes the window GACAACCTGATTACATTTGAAAAGTCATATGAAATCGCATTGGGTGCGGGACTAACACATGATGAGGCCATGAAAGCCATCGTTGACAATCCTCGCCAGCTGCTTTCAAAAAAAGGAATTTTATAGAATTGAAAACTTAACTTTTTGATTTTATTTCAAATTCCCCATAATTTTTGGATTCTAAAACATCCAAAAAGAACTTCTTTTTTACAGGTCCAAGTTCATCCAAAAAGTCACCATAATACGGACCCCTTTTAATTTCTTCATAGTCCTTTTTAATTAACTCAAACATTTTATCTTTGCATTTTAATGGAAGGTCCCTTAAAGCATAGCGTGGGCCATTGATTTTGTAGGCAAGTAGGTCATACTTATATACATCATACCAACCATTTTCTATAAAGATACGCATCAATACCTGACCCGCCTCGACCGTGTCAAGGAACTTCTCATCAACCACATGGGTGATTGACTCGTCATGCTTTCTTCGGTAATACAGGTGTTTTTTAATTATTGAAATCTTATCCGCCTTCAGATAGACATAATAGAAAAACGGCATGTCCTCAAAGAATATGCCTTCCGGAAACCTGGCATCAATCCTTTTTAGGAATTCATGACGGTAAATCTTCTGACATACCCCAACAGATAGGTCGAATATTGATCCCGGAGTCTCTGCAGGTGAGAAAAACCTGTTTTCAAATGATTCATCGAATGTTTTCAGCTCAAACCAGTCATTCTCATAGACCTCACCGTTGTTGTAGTTGATCATCTGGAAAAATGTCATGTCGGCATCGTATGTGGTGATTTCACGGTAGGCTGTTTCAAGACAGTCATCTGAATACCAGTCATCGGAGTCAAGAAACATTATGTATTCCCCTATTGCAACATCAAGGGCATTGTTTCTGGCTGCCCCCGGACCCTGGTTGGTTTGGTTGATTATCTTTATTCTTGAATCTGAAAAAGAGTTCAATATATTTATCGTATCGTCAGTTGAGCCGTCATTTACAATGATGAGTTCAAAATCGGTGAATGTCTGGTTCAACACGCTTTCAACTGATTTTTTAATATATTTTTCCGAGTTGTAGACGGGTAATATAACTGATATTTTAGGCATGATAATAATTATGTAAATAAGGATTAATAACCCTTATTTAATTTGATGGTTGATTTTTTGTTTAACATCATCTCACCAGAGTTTGAGATTAATCAGTCTGACACAACAATTTCCCCTTTTTTGGATTACAGTTTTATATAGACTTTGATAAATGTCATTTAACTGAGTCGACATTTTTTGAAACATTTATCATATAAATCATTACTTAATCACAATCACTATTTTTTCATATCTCTTCCTTCATCCCTTCCATACAGCTCATAGTGAACAAGTGCATTCATGCCGTACTCCTTAACGTCTGGATTGGCATCATAATAATCATTTGTGCTGAAATCAGGACCAGGATTAAATCCACGAGCATAACCTATATTTAGATAATGATTAATAGGGTCAACATCACCCACATCATAAACAGAACAATACCAATCACCATCAAAAAAAGGAGAATTAGAAATTGCATTGTAAAATTTAATATATTTCTCCTTATCAAGCTTATAAATCCTATTCTCATTTCGTCCATGCAATTCATAATGAAGTAAAGGATTCATATGCCTCTTTTTAATATCATCATTACACTCATAATACTGAAAAGTGCTGAAATCAGGACCGGGATTAAAACCACAAGCATAACCAACATTCAAATAATGATCAACAGGATCAACATCACCCACATCATAAACAGAACAATACCAATCACCATCAAAAAAA containing:
- a CDS encoding glycosyltransferase family A protein → MPKISVILPVYNSEKYIKKSVESVLNQTFTDFELIIVNDGSTDDTINILNSFSDSRIKIINQTNQGPGAARNNALDVAIGEYIMFLDSDDWYSDDCLETAYREITTYDADMTFFQMINYNNGEVYENDWFELKTFDESFENRFFSPAETPGSIFDLSVGVCQKIYRHEFLKRIDARFPEGIFFEDMPFFYYVYLKADKISIIKKHLYYRRKHDESITHVVDEKFLDTVEAGQVLMRIFIENGWYDVYKYDLLAYKINGPRYALRDLPLKCKDKMFELIKKDYEEIKRGPYYGDFLDELGPVKKKFFLDVLESKNYGEFEIKSKS